In Anaerolineae bacterium, the genomic stretch AGCGCGGTTTTACTCGCCGCAGGCGCAAAAGGGAAACGATATTCCCTTCCCAACTCCAGGATTTTGATCCACCAGCCAATGGGCGGATTCCAGGGGCAGGCATCTGATATTGCTATACAGGCCAGAGAAATACTTCGGATGAAAGATACCTTGAATGATATACTGGTATTTCACACAAACAAGAACTTAGAGCAAATACGCATTGATACTGACCGCGATTTTTTTATGTCCGGTAAAGAAGCAAAAGAATACGGAATCATAGATCACGTGATCACCGACAGGGATGATTTCGATCAAATAAAAAAGACTGGAGGGGCGTAAAATGGCAAAAAAAAGGGGTCCAAACAATAATCTTTTCTGCTCATTTTGCGGTAAAAAACAGACTGAGGTTACAAAGTTGATTGCAGGACCCGCAGTCTATATATGCGATGAATGCATACGATTATGCGGCGAAATAATCGATGAAGAAACTGAAAAAAAGAAGACCGATATTGAGCAAAACTTTACTCCAAAAGAGATTAAAGCCATGCTTGACGATTACGTGATTGAACAGGACAGGGCAAAAAAAATCCTCGCCGTCGCTGTCTATAACCATTACAAAAGGCTTGATAGCGCGGTTACTATGAGCGATGTTGAAATACAAAAAAGCAACGTCCTTATTATTGGGCCAACCGGATGCGGCAAGACTCTGCTGGCTCAAACCCTTGCCAGGTTTTTAAATGTCCCGTTTACAATAGCTGATGCTACAAGTCTGACGGAAGCCGGCTATGT encodes the following:
- the clpP gene encoding ATP-dependent Clp endopeptidase proteolytic subunit ClpP gives rise to the protein MPLIPMVIEQSSRGERAYDIYSRLLKDRIIFLGSPITDEIANLLIAQLLFLESEDPDKDINFYINSPGGVVTAGLAVYDTLQYIKPSIATVCVGQAASMSAVLLAAGAKGKRYSLPNSRILIHQPMGGFQGQASDIAIQAREILRMKDTLNDILVFHTNKNLEQIRIDTDRDFFMSGKEAKEYGIIDHVITDRDDFDQIKKTGGA